A region of the Gemmatimonadota bacterium genome:
CCGTCGCCAGCGCGAATGTGGCAGGTGGGCCGATTGTGATCGACGTCCAGGCTGCTCCCCTTGAGAAGTCGCCCGTCCGCGAACCGCGCCACTACCAGGTTTGCCATCGCGCCGTGTCTCCGTACGCCGTTCCGTTCCCGACCGGCCGCCGTGTGCGGCCACGTGGCAACTTACCCCGCCCGGCACGCGGCAGAAAGCGGGGCGCGAGACGATGGCGCCGGAGGTCGCGGTCTCGTTAGGGACGACCCTGGAACCCCGGGACGGGAGGGGCCGTACGGGTTGCTGGCACGGCGCGACACGCCGTCCTAGCTTGTCCGGGCGGGGGGATCCCCGCACCGGCGTGGGACTACGCGAGCGAGGGCGATCATGGAAGAGATCAAGGTGGCCGGCGGCAACCTCAAGGCCAAGCTCAAGGAGCTCATTCACGAGGGGAACGTACGCCGCATCGTGATCCGCAATCCGCAGGGGCGGACGCTGCTCGATCTCCCGCTCGCCGCCGGGGTGGCGGGCGCGGCGTTGCTGCCGTTCTGGGCGGCCATCGGGACGATCGCCGCGCTCGCCACCGACTACACCATCGGCGTCGAGCGCGACCCGGGCACGGCGGTCAACAAGCCGCAGTAGCCGGTCGCTGCGCGTTCAGCTGGCGTGGCCCTCGCGCAACGCCAGCAGGCGGGCCTCCACCAGGTCGACCAGCTCGCGCATCCCGGCCTCGTCGAAGATGAGGCGGGCGCCGGCGGCGGCGTAGATCTCCGGGAGTCCGCGGGTTCCCCCCAGGGCGAGCGCCTGCTTGTAGCGCTGCATCGTCCCCACCGGGTCGTGCTGCGCGTCGCGCCACAGCTGCAAGGCGCCGAGCTGCGCAATGCCGTACTCGATGTAGTAGAACGGGTACTCGAAGATGTGCAGCTGGCGATACCAGCGCGACACGCGCTCGCGCTCGAGTCCCGTCCAGTCCACGCCGCGCTCGAAGCGCGCCCGCAGCTGCAACCAGGCGGCATCGCGCGCCGCCGCATCGTGCCCCTCGCCGCTGGTGTAGATCCAGCGCTGGAAGGCGTCGACGCTGGCGATGTGCACCAGGCTGCTCAGCACGTCCTCGAGCTGCTCGATCTCCACCGCCCGCGCCTCGGCCGGCGTGTAGTAGCCCGTGGGCTGCGTGAGGTGCGGCGTGACGAGGAGCTCCATCGACATCGACGCCAGCTCCGCCGCCTCGTGCCCAGTCCCCCGCTGCCAGATGAACGGCTGGCGGTGCGCGGCGAAGTCGTGGAACGAGTGCCCGGCCTCGTGCACCAGCGTGTTCACGTCATCCGGCACGCCGACCGCGTTCATGAAGATGAACGGCCGGCCGCGCCATGGGAGCTTGGTGCAATAGCCGCCGGGGGCCTTGCCCGGTCGGCTCTCGAGGTCGAGCAGCCCGGCCTCTGCCATCTCGCGGAACTGCCCCCCCAGCTCCGGGTCGAGCGCATCGAAGATGCGCTTGGCCGGCTCCACGAAACCGGCCGTGTCGTGGAAGGGGCGCACCGGGACGTTCGCTCTCCAGCTGCACGAGCGTGTCCCACGGGCGAACGGTCGCCACGCCTAACGACTCCCGCCGGTGGGCCATGAGGCGTTCCACCGCCGGCGCCGCCGTCGCCTCGACCGCGGCGTGGAAGCGCGCGCAATCCGCCGGCGAGTAGTCGAAGCGGTGCTTGGCGCGGAAGGCGTACTCCATGTAGTTGGCGAAGCCGGCGTTCGCCGCCAGGCGCTGCCGCAGCGCGAACATGGTGTCGAACAGCGCCGCCAGCGCCTCACGCTGGGCGAGGTACGCCTCGGCCCCGAGCCGGAACGCCCGCTCACGCACGGCGCGATCGCGCACCTTGAGGTGCGGTTGCAGCTGCGGGATCGTCACCCGCTCCCCCTCCCACTCCGCCTCGAGTCCCCCGGTGATCTTCTGGTACGCGGCGCTGTGCTCCTCCAACTCGGCAAAGAGGGGCACGTTGGCCTCGCGGAAGATCTCGATGTCGGTGCGAAACTCGTCCAGCACCACCGCCATGTCGTCGCGGCTCCACCCGATCGCCACCAGGCGCTCCGCCAGGCGCACGTTCTGCTCCCCCACCTTGGGGAAGATCTCCGACGACCAGCGCAGGTTGGCCGCCTCCTTGGCCGGGTCGGCCGTGTCGCAGGTGTACGCGATCATCGCCAGGGTCCCCGCCTCGTCCACGACGGCGCTCAGCTCCGACCACGCACGCAGCCACGCCTCGGCCGTCTCGCGCGAGACGGGGGCGCTGGCGAGCGCCTCGTAGTGTGGGGCGAGGGTCTCCCACGTCGCATCGACGAGGGTCTGGGGTGAGGCAGGGATCGCGAGCGTCACACGGCACTCCTGGCTAGGGCCCAACACCATTTGGGGACGGACCCGATATGGGCAAGGCGCCGCCGCTCACCCGGATGCGGGGAGCGACGGCGCCTTCCAAGGTATCGCCGAGCGGGGGGGGCGAGCCACCCCGCGAAGCGCCTAACGATCTCGAGCTGAGGCGGAGCACCGTGCCGACGGTCGGCCGCCCCGCACCGGCCCCGCACGAGCGGCTCACCAGCGGCTCGCCGGCCCTTCACCCGCGCTGGGCGCCGGCGTAGGAGCGCGCCGGCGACCGTCGCTGGGTGGCACCTACTTGGCGGCCGGCGGCAGGAGGACCTTGTCGATCACGTGGATGACGCCGTTCGTCGCCTTCACGTCGGCGGTGGCCACATGCGCGTCGTTGATCATCAGCCCGTTCCCCATCGCGTGGATGGTGAGCGCAGCCCCGTTCACCGTCTTGGCGCTGGTCAGCTTCGCGGCGGCCGACGACGGGACGTCGCCCGCGACCACGTGGTACAGGAGGATCGCCTTGAGCTGGTCGGGGTTGGCCAGGAGCTTGTCCAGTGTGCCGGCCGGCAGCTTGGCGAACGCCTCATCGGTCGGGGCGAAGACCGTGAACGGCCCCTTCCCCTTGAGCGTGGCGATCAGCCCCGTCTTGTCGAGTGCGATAGCGAGTGTCTTGAACGAGCCGGCGGCGACCGCCGTCTCGACGATGTCCTTCCCCTGCGCGTACGCCGCACGCGGCGCCGCCACGACTGCGGCCGCGAGCACCGCGGCTGCCAGAAAACGCTTCATGATGTCCTGCTCCCTTCGTTAGGTATCCGGTCAGGGCACGGCGTCGTCACGGTGCACCGCGCACGCCATGCGTCAGCGAAGGGGCGAACGGTGCGTGACACGCACGCAGTTCCTGCAGGCTTTGCGGGAACTCGCGGCGCGCGCCGCACCTTCATCGAAGCGTTCCTGCTCTCAATTGTTAGTACCCTGACTGGACCCGGGTCCGAACCAGCGTCAGGACCGTCGGTCGGCGCGCCAGCCCTCCAGGAAGGGCGGGCTCAGTCGCGCCGGCGGGGCGCCGAGCCCTGCAGCTCGACCAGTCGCAGCATGTGCGCGCGCAGCCGCCCGAGCGCACGCGGCAGCTCGTGCAGCAGGCGCGGCACATCGGCCGCGGTCGCCACTTCGCTCGTCTCGGCGGCCAGCCCGGCGATCGCCTCGGCCAACGGATCCTCGGCACGCATCGCCGGCAGCAGCAGCTCGTACTGCCGCACCACCCGGTCGAGATCGGCAAAGCCCATCGCCAGCAGGCGCAGCTCCCGCTGCGCCGCATCGGCCGGCTCGTCGACGTCCCCGCTCTCGCCGCCGGTGTCCAGGGCGTGCAGGAAACGGTCGGCGGGGAGCAGCGCATCGGTCGGGAACTCGTGATAGACCTCGACGAGCGCCGCGATGTCGCCCTTGGCCCCGAAGACCGGCACCAGCCGAACCGTGATCGCCCGGCGACTCCCGTCCGGGAGGCGCACATGGGCCTCCCCCGACCACGGCGAGCGCGTCGCCACCAGGTCGCCCCACTCCACGGGGAGCCCGCTCGGAGAGACGAGCGAGCGAATCACCGACGCTTCGATCGCGGTGACCGCCGGGCGATGCCGGTCAAACAGCGTCAGCGCCGCGGCATTGCAGTCGAGGACCCGCCCGTCGGCGCCGACGAGCAGCACCGGCTCCGCCGCTGCTTCGAGCGCCTGCGACCGGATGCGATCGCCGGCCTCCGGTTTGGTCGACGGCTCGCCCTCCGTCGACACAGGCTCCGGCGCCCCCGCGCCGCGCCGGCCGATGAGCACCCCGACCGCCACCCCGACCACAAGGGTCGGGATGGCAACCGCCAGCAGGGAAGGAGTTTGCAGCATCTGCGAGTCGGGGGAGCGCCAAGGATCGTCGCCGCGAAATCTGGCGACGGGGAGTTCCACTGCTAGTGTCGGTCTCCCCTGGTGCTCCTGAATGACGATCCAGTTGGGGCTCCGCTGCAGATGCGCCCGGCCACGGTCGATACTCCGAGGGGCACGCTCCGCCTCCCCGACATGTCCGACATATTCCTCGTCCGTCAACCCGTCTTCGATCGCTCCGACTCGGCTGTCGGCTACGAGCTTCGCTTTCGCGAGCCTGACGATGGCGGCGACGCGTTCGCCCGCAGCTACCTGAGCGGCTCGTTCGAGTTCCTGCGTGCGGGACTCCCGGCCTACGTCAGGGCCAGTCGGCAGCAGTTGGTCGAACGCATCTTCGACGCCCCGGAGGCGCGGTCGCTGGTCGTCCTCCTCCCTCCCGATCTTCCCGCCGAGACGGCGGTGGTCGAGGCGGTGGCCGACCTGGCCAAGCGCGGGGTGACGGTGGTCCTGGACGAGTTCGAACTCCCCAAGACCCCTGGCGCCCCGATCCTCGCCTTCCTGGCCCACGCCAAGGCGGTGCGCATCGACCTGCGGTGCCAGGACCCGGCGCAGCTGGGGCCGATGGTGGCGGCGCTCAAGCGACAGGGCAAGCGCGCCATCGCCGACCACGTGCTCGACGCCAAGCTGTACAAGGCCTGCCTCACGCTCGGCTTCGAGGGCTTCCAGGGGCCGCACTTCTCGCGTCCCGAACCGCTCCCCTCGGCCGAGATGCCGGGGAGCACCGCGGCGGCGCTGCGCCTCCTGTCGCTGGCGCGCGACCCCAACACGCCGGAGCGCGAGCTCGAGGCGGTCATCTCCTCGGACCCCGGGATCACCTTCCAGCTCCTCCGCATCGTCAATTCGGCCGCGTTAGGCGGGCGCGGCATCACGTCGATCGGGCACGCGCTGCGCCTCGTCGGGCGCAACAACGTGGTGCGCTGGCTGGCGTTGGCCTCGGCCACCTCGCGCACCGGCAAGCGCGGCACCGACGACGAACTCGTCCGGCAGGCCGTGCAGCGCGCGCGCTTCTGCGAACTCATGGCCACCCCGCAGACGCGCCTCGACAAGGGGACGCTCTTCCTCATCGGCCTCTTCTCGGTCCTCGACGCCGTCTTCCGCATGCCGATGAACGAGGTGCTCGACCGCGTGAACCTGGCCGACGACGTGCGTGCCGCGCTGCTCGACCGCTCCGGCCCGATGGCCGGCCCGCTCACGGTCGTCGAGTCGTACGAACTCGGGCTCTGGGAGTCGGCCGCCGAGGCGGCACAGCTGATCAAGTTCGACCCCGCCGCACTCCCCGGGATCTATCGCGAGTCGCTCCAGTGGGCATCGGAGCAGATGCCGCAGGCACGGGCGCCGATCGCGAGAGCGTCTTGAGAAGACGGGAAGACGGGAAGACGGGAAGACGGGAAGACGAGAGCGGCGCCTTGCGGCGCCGTTCTGCGTTCAGCGAGACTCGCGCGCCGTTCGTGCAGCGCGCGCCTGCGCACTCGTCTTCCCGTCTTCCCGTCTTCCCCTCATCCGCTACTCATAGCGCAGCGCCTCGATCGGGTCCAGGCGCGCCGCCCGCGACGCGGGAAAGAGCCCGAACAGGATCCCCGTGAGGGAGCTCGCCAGGAACGAGACCGCGATGGCCATCGGTTGCACGGTGGCCTGCAGCGGCGTGGCGTTGCGGATGCCGGCGGCGACGAGCCAGCCGAAGACCAGGCCGATCACGGCACCGATGGCGGTCAGCGTCGCCGCCTCGATGAGGAACTGCCAGAGGATCACCCCGCGCGTGGCGCCTAACGCCTTGCGCACGCCGATCTCGCGGGTGCGCTCGGTGACCGAGATCATCATGATCGCCACCACCCCCACGCCGCCGACGATCAGCCCGATGCCGGAGAGCACGATCATCACCAGGAAGAAGATCCCGGTGAGCTTCCCCCACGTCTCGAACAGCTTGTCCTGCGTGATGACGGCGAAGTTCTCGGGCGTGCCGGGGCGCATGCCGCGCAACCCGCGGATGGTCGCCACCACGTCGTCGATCGCCTCGTCGCGCGACACGCCCGCCATGGGCTTGATCGTGAAGTCGATCCAGTCGATCCACAGGTTGAGGTAGCGACGCCCGGCGCTCAGCGGCACGTACGCGCGCGGGCTCGGCTCGCTCATGAAGTCGCCCGCGCTCTTGTACACGCCGATCACCATGAACGGCGACTTGTTGAGCAGGAGGATCTTCCCGATCGGGTCGACCCCGGTGAACAGGCGCTCGGCCGCGGTCTCGTTGATCACCACCACGCGGGCCCCGTTGCTCTCCTCACCCTGCGTGAAGTCGCGTCCCTGCACCACGTCGCCGCCGTCGACCTCGATCCAGTTGGCGGTATAGGCCACCACGCGCATGCTCGACAGCAGGCGGTCGCCATACTTGGCCGACGCCGAGGCGCCGGTGCTGATCGTGATGTCCTGGATGCTCGGCAGCCGCTTGATCGCCTCGGCTTCCGTCAGACGCAACGGCGGGTTGCTGCGCCATTTGCAGCTGTCGTCGTCGGCGTCGCTGCACCCCTCGAGCGAAATCGGGAAGCGGTTCACGAAGAAGGTCGTGGGCCCGGCGCGCTCGAACTCGCTGGCCACGCTGTTGTTGATCCCCTGGATGGCGGCCGACATCACCACCACCACGAAGACGCCGATGGCGATCCCGAGGATGGTGAGCGCCGCCCGCACGCGGTTGGCGCGCAGCGCATCGATGGCGATCACGATCCCCTCGACTAGCGAGGTCACTCGGTCGGTAACGGCCATGCCCTACTCCTGCCGCAGCGCGGCCACCGGATCGAGGCGCGACGCCCGGCTCGCCGGGTACACGCCGGAGATGATCCCCACCCCTGCCCCGACCGTGACGCCGAGGATCACCGACCAGGGGGCCACG
Encoded here:
- a CDS encoding DUF4342 domain-containing protein, whose product is MEEIKVAGGNLKAKLKELIHEGNVRRIVIRNPQGRTLLDLPLAAGVAGAALLPFWAAIGTIAALATDYTIGVERDPGTAVNKPQ
- a CDS encoding ABC transporter permease; translated protein: MAVTDRVTSLVEGIVIAIDALRANRVRAALTILGIAIGVFVVVVMSAAIQGINNSVASEFERAGPTTFFVNRFPISLEGCSDADDDSCKWRSNPPLRLTEAEAIKRLPSIQDITISTGASASAKYGDRLLSSMRVVAYTANWIEVDGGDVVQGRDFTQGEESNGARVVVINETAAERLFTGVDPIGKILLLNKSPFMVIGVYKSAGDFMSEPSPRAYVPLSAGRRYLNLWIDWIDFTIKPMAGVSRDEAIDDVVATIRGLRGMRPGTPENFAVITQDKLFETWGKLTGIFFLVMIVLSGIGLIVGGVGVVAIMMISVTERTREIGVRKALGATRGVILWQFLIEAATLTAIGAVIGLVFGWLVAAGIRNATPLQATVQPMAIAVSFLASSLTGILFGLFPASRAARLDPIEALRYE
- a CDS encoding fasciclin domain-containing protein — encoded protein: MKRFLAAAVLAAAVVAAPRAAYAQGKDIVETAVAAGSFKTLAIALDKTGLIATLKGKGPFTVFAPTDEAFAKLPAGTLDKLLANPDQLKAILLYHVVAGDVPSSAAAKLTSAKTVNGAALTIHAMGNGLMINDAHVATADVKATNGVIHVIDKVLLPPAAK
- a CDS encoding HDOD domain-containing protein, with the protein product MSDIFLVRQPVFDRSDSAVGYELRFREPDDGGDAFARSYLSGSFEFLRAGLPAYVRASRQQLVERIFDAPEARSLVVLLPPDLPAETAVVEAVADLAKRGVTVVLDEFELPKTPGAPILAFLAHAKAVRIDLRCQDPAQLGPMVAALKRQGKRAIADHVLDAKLYKACLTLGFEGFQGPHFSRPEPLPSAEMPGSTAAALRLLSLARDPNTPERELEAVISSDPGITFQLLRIVNSAALGGRGITSIGHALRLVGRNNVVRWLALASATSRTGKRGTDDELVRQAVQRARFCELMATPQTRLDKGTLFLIGLFSVLDAVFRMPMNEVLDRVNLADDVRAALLDRSGPMAGPLTVVESYELGLWESAAEAAQLIKFDPAALPGIYRESLQWASEQMPQARAPIARAS
- a CDS encoding PAS domain-containing protein gives rise to the protein MLQTPSLLAVAIPTLVVGVAVGVLIGRRGAGAPEPVSTEGEPSTKPEAGDRIRSQALEAAAEPVLLVGADGRVLDCNAAALTLFDRHRPAVTAIEASVIRSLVSPSGLPVEWGDLVATRSPWSGEAHVRLPDGSRRAITVRLVPVFGAKGDIAALVEVYHEFPTDALLPADRFLHALDTGGESGDVDEPADAAQRELRLLAMGFADLDRVVRQYELLLPAMRAEDPLAEAIAGLAAETSEVATAADVPRLLHELPRALGRLRAHMLRLVELQGSAPRRRD